The following coding sequences lie in one Listeria ivanovii subsp. londoniensis genomic window:
- a CDS encoding effector binding domain-containing protein: MAIKAKRLEEWEGFTGIAIIRQGLKTEAFHSEVQLAFRQMLYLAQKLDDFSEQKIVYGISVHNIEDGLTHYSVLPVTQKYTEIKEPLEWVEVPAHTYFVAEHIPGTDLNESYLQIAKAIQEKKYKPYITANNPIFDPLPFKLEVYSKEEDQVTNIEIRIPVIKELDS; this comes from the coding sequence ATTAAAGCAAAGCGATTAGAAGAATGGGAAGGATTCACAGGCATAGCGATTATTCGACAAGGACTAAAGACAGAAGCCTTTCATTCAGAAGTACAATTAGCATTTCGGCAAATGCTCTATTTAGCACAAAAATTAGATGATTTTTCGGAGCAAAAAATAGTGTATGGTATTTCTGTTCATAATATTGAAGACGGTTTAACGCATTATTCCGTTCTTCCTGTAACCCAAAAATACACTGAAATAAAAGAGCCATTAGAGTGGGTTGAGGTTCCTGCACATACTTATTTTGTTGCTGAACACATTCCAGGAACAGATCTAAATGAAAGCTATCTACAAATTGCCAAAGCGATTCAAGAGAAAAAATATAAGCCTTACATTACAGCAAATAATCCTATTTTTGACCCACTTCCTTTCAAATTAGAAGTATATTCTAAAGAGGAAGATCAAGTGACCAATATCGAAATTAGAATCCCTGTAATCAAAGAGCTTGATTCATAA
- a CDS encoding formate/nitrite transporter family protein: MGYYSPQEVTEITIEKGTQKANSSTLTLVLLGFLGGAFISLGYLLYIRAVGTMPREWGSFATLIGASLFPVGLVCILLGGGELITGNMMAVAIAWYDKKISFQQLLRNWAIVSAMNLVGAFFVAYFFGHFVGLTEGDFLPKTLATAGAKINDPFWVAFVSGIGCNWFVGIAVWLCYAAKDFAGKILGIWFPVMAFVAIGFQHVVANMFIIPAAIFAGYFSWADFIWNVIPVYLGNVVGGAVFVSLFYFLAYKKNAPKKIKEEVHRPLEEN, encoded by the coding sequence GTGGGATATTATAGCCCGCAGGAAGTAACAGAGATTACTATTGAGAAAGGGACCCAAAAAGCAAACTCTAGCACATTAACGCTTGTTTTACTTGGATTTTTGGGTGGTGCTTTCATCTCACTCGGTTACTTATTATACATACGTGCAGTTGGAACGATGCCTCGCGAATGGGGAAGTTTTGCGACACTAATTGGAGCAAGTCTTTTTCCAGTTGGTCTAGTTTGTATTTTATTAGGTGGAGGAGAGCTTATTACTGGCAATATGATGGCGGTAGCAATTGCTTGGTATGACAAGAAGATATCTTTTCAACAATTACTTAGAAACTGGGCGATTGTGTCAGCAATGAACCTAGTCGGCGCCTTTTTTGTAGCTTATTTCTTTGGACACTTTGTCGGTCTTACAGAGGGGGACTTTTTACCAAAAACATTAGCAACAGCAGGGGCCAAAATTAATGATCCATTTTGGGTAGCTTTTGTATCTGGAATTGGTTGCAACTGGTTTGTTGGAATTGCCGTCTGGTTATGTTATGCAGCCAAAGACTTCGCTGGAAAAATTCTCGGGATTTGGTTCCCGGTTATGGCTTTTGTAGCTATCGGATTCCAGCACGTTGTCGCCAACATGTTTATCATCCCAGCAGCCATTTTTGCCGGATATTTTTCCTGGGCAGACTTTATCTGGAATGTCATCCCGGTTTATTTAGGGAATGTAGTTGGTGGAGCAGTGTTTGTCAGCTTGTTTTATTTCCTCGCATATAAGAAAAATGCACCCAAAAAAATCAAAGAAGAAGTACACCGACCATTGGAAGAAAATTAA